A genomic region of Stenotrophomonas sp. NA06056 contains the following coding sequences:
- a CDS encoding host attachment family protein translates to MTRRIPEGTLVVVADGGSARVFTNVGSEHKLTLKQEGELRLQDISQQGVSGQGPSGAVPKDMSISQLNEATFAKQVAEQLNEDALNNRYAHLVLIADPTTLGRIRPLLHKETQARLLVDIAKDLTNAPLEDIQRTLQA, encoded by the coding sequence ATGACCCGTCGCATTCCCGAAGGCACTCTGGTTGTCGTCGCCGATGGTGGCTCGGCCCGCGTATTCACCAACGTCGGCAGCGAGCACAAGCTCACCTTGAAGCAGGAGGGCGAGCTGCGCCTGCAGGACATCAGCCAGCAGGGTGTGTCCGGGCAGGGGCCGTCCGGCGCGGTGCCCAAGGACATGTCGATCTCGCAGCTCAACGAAGCGACCTTCGCCAAGCAGGTGGCCGAGCAGCTCAACGAAGATGCGCTCAACAACCGCTACGCGCATCTGGTGCTTATCGCCGATCCCACCACGCTGGGCCGCATCCGTCCGTTGCTGCACAAGGAGACGCAGGCGCGGCTGCTGGTCGATATCGCCAAGGATCTGACCAACGCGCCGCTGGAAGACATCCAGCGCACGCTGCAGGCGTAA
- a CDS encoding thioredoxin family protein → MPFMRDHVAAEPARAEVDAQAGWLLLEFGAPWCGHCQAAQPPLQAFVDAHDLAHWKIEDGKGKPLGRSFQIRLWPTVILLRDGKEVARVVRPVDAADLATLQSALPD, encoded by the coding sequence ATGCCCTTCATGCGTGATCATGTCGCCGCCGAACCGGCCCGTGCGGAGGTGGATGCGCAGGCCGGTTGGTTGCTGCTGGAATTCGGCGCGCCCTGGTGCGGTCATTGCCAGGCCGCGCAACCGCCACTGCAGGCCTTCGTGGACGCGCATGACCTGGCGCACTGGAAGATCGAAGACGGCAAGGGCAAGCCGCTGGGCCGCTCGTTCCAGATAAGGCTTTGGCCGACGGTGATCCTGTTGCGTGATGGCAAGGAAGTGGCGCGCGTGGTGCGGCCGGTGGATGCGGCAGACCTTGCAACGCTGCAGAGCGCGCTGCCGGATTGA
- a CDS encoding GH92 family glycosyl hydrolase — protein sequence MPMPTLDRRLLIAVAATAMFASGLAAAAPAKTAADKAYASVDPFIGTGGEGHTYPGATVPFGMVQLSPDTRIQPREKAYGWAAGYRYDDTSIVGFSHTHFSGTGHSDLGDILLMPFTGNPGLERGDPEKPRSGYASRFRHDDEKAEPGYYAVTLDDYKVRAELTTSARVGVHRYAFPKGSEAKVLLDMRTSMYDYPGKILWSRVRVRGDGTITGFRETRGWAAGRQLYFAMRFSRPLAGHELHNTEQDIVYKGFAPPGEKDPKQRAQIEGRQLVGTFDFGKLDAPLVVKVAISPVSEAGAIANLDAEVADFDFDRVRAQAKQEWTQALSVLDIDAPEHARRSAYTALYHTLLGPTLFMDADGQYRGADNAVHQAKGYTNYSTFSLWDTYRALHPLLTLVQPEKRNSDFVNSMLAHHEHSPYGMLPVWSFHGLEDWCMIGYHAVPVIADAYVKGIRGFDADKALKAMVETANYGPYDGIAQYRELGYVPIDEEGEAASKTLEYAFDDWTIARMAQAMGKADVAATFDKRAGNWRNAFDKDTGFMRARKRDGSFRTPFDPSASGYGTDYTEGNAWQYSWYVPQDVAGLAAAHGGSDALLARLDEVFNAKVDPAIFEHMEDITGLIGWYAHGNEPSHHVAYLYSHAGQPWRTQARLKQIMDTQYADRPDGLAGNDDVGQMSAWYVFTALGFYPVAPGSGEYILGRPFLPKTALRLPNGKTFTIVAEGLDDKHTYVGSVTLNGKPLQRTFLRHDEILAGGELHFSMQAEPNRDWPGQGAQAPYSMSR from the coding sequence ATGCCGATGCCCACGCTGGACCGTCGTCTCCTGATCGCTGTCGCCGCCACGGCGATGTTCGCCTCCGGCCTGGCTGCGGCCGCCCCGGCCAAGACCGCTGCCGACAAGGCCTACGCCTCGGTTGATCCGTTCATTGGTACCGGCGGAGAGGGACATACGTACCCCGGTGCGACGGTGCCGTTCGGCATGGTCCAGCTCAGCCCCGACACGCGCATCCAGCCGCGCGAGAAGGCCTACGGCTGGGCGGCGGGCTACCGCTACGACGACACCAGCATCGTCGGTTTCTCGCACACGCATTTCTCCGGCACCGGCCATTCCGACCTGGGCGACATCCTGTTGATGCCGTTCACCGGCAATCCGGGCCTGGAGCGCGGCGACCCGGAAAAGCCGCGTAGTGGTTACGCCTCGCGTTTCCGCCACGATGACGAGAAGGCCGAGCCGGGCTACTACGCGGTCACCCTGGACGATTACAAGGTTCGCGCCGAGCTGACCACCAGCGCCCGCGTAGGCGTGCATCGCTACGCGTTCCCGAAGGGCAGCGAGGCCAAGGTGCTGCTGGACATGCGGACCAGCATGTACGACTACCCGGGCAAGATCCTGTGGTCGCGGGTACGCGTGCGTGGCGATGGCACCATCACTGGCTTCCGTGAGACGCGCGGCTGGGCCGCCGGCCGCCAGCTGTATTTCGCGATGCGCTTCTCGCGGCCGCTGGCCGGGCACGAACTGCACAACACCGAGCAGGACATCGTCTACAAGGGCTTCGCGCCCCCGGGCGAGAAGGATCCGAAACAGCGAGCGCAGATTGAGGGGCGGCAGCTGGTCGGCACCTTCGACTTCGGCAAGCTGGACGCACCGTTGGTGGTGAAGGTGGCGATTTCGCCGGTCAGCGAGGCCGGTGCGATTGCCAACCTGGATGCCGAAGTAGCCGACTTCGATTTCGACCGCGTGCGTGCGCAGGCAAAGCAGGAGTGGACGCAGGCGTTATCGGTGCTGGATATCGATGCGCCGGAGCACGCACGTCGCAGCGCTTACACCGCCCTCTACCACACGCTGCTGGGGCCGACGCTGTTCATGGATGCCGACGGCCAGTACCGCGGCGCTGACAACGCCGTGCACCAGGCCAAGGGCTATACGAACTATTCGACGTTCTCGCTGTGGGATACCTACCGCGCCCTGCATCCGTTGTTGACGCTCGTGCAGCCGGAGAAGCGCAACAGCGATTTCGTCAATTCCATGCTGGCCCATCACGAGCACAGCCCTTACGGCATGCTGCCAGTGTGGTCCTTCCACGGCCTGGAAGACTGGTGCATGATCGGCTACCACGCAGTGCCGGTGATCGCCGATGCCTACGTGAAGGGCATCCGCGGTTTCGACGCGGACAAGGCGCTGAAGGCGATGGTGGAGACTGCCAACTACGGCCCGTACGACGGTATCGCGCAGTACCGCGAGCTGGGGTACGTGCCGATTGATGAAGAAGGCGAGGCAGCCAGCAAGACATTGGAGTACGCCTTCGATGACTGGACCATCGCGCGCATGGCACAGGCGATGGGCAAGGCCGATGTGGCGGCAACCTTCGACAAGCGTGCTGGCAACTGGCGCAATGCCTTCGACAAGGACACCGGTTTCATGCGTGCGCGCAAGCGCGATGGCAGCTTCCGCACGCCGTTCGACCCCAGCGCCAGTGGCTACGGCACCGACTACACCGAAGGCAACGCCTGGCAGTATTCGTGGTACGTGCCGCAGGACGTTGCAGGCCTTGCAGCCGCGCATGGTGGCAGCGACGCGCTGCTGGCGCGCCTGGATGAAGTGTTCAACGCCAAGGTCGATCCGGCCATCTTCGAACACATGGAAGACATCACCGGGCTGATCGGCTGGTATGCGCATGGCAACGAGCCCAGCCACCACGTGGCCTACCTGTACTCGCATGCCGGGCAGCCGTGGCGCACGCAGGCGCGGCTGAAACAGATCATGGACACGCAGTACGCCGACCGCCCCGACGGCCTGGCCGGCAACGATGACGTCGGCCAGATGTCGGCGTGGTACGTGTTCACCGCGCTGGGCTTCTACCCGGTGGCACCGGGCTCGGGCGAGTACATCCTCGGCCGCCCGTTCCTGCCGAAGACCGCGCTGCGCCTGCCCAATGGCAAGACCTTCACCATCGTGGCCGAAGGCCTGGATGACAAGCACACGTATGTGGGCAGCGTGACCCTCAACGGCAAGCCGTTGCAGCGCACCTTCCTGCGCCATGATGAGATCCTCGCCGGTGGCGAACTGCATTTCAGCATGCAGGCCGAACCGAACAGGGATTGGCCGGGGCAGGGTGCGCAGGCGCCGTATTCGATGAGCCGGTGA
- a CDS encoding SDR family oxidoreductase, producing the protein MTSPASVPVALVTGGSRGIGAAISRRLAADGHAVVINYAGRRDEAEALAAELTTNGGHAVALQADVADPQAVQALFGAIEARFGGIDVVVNSAGVLQLAALADSDDALFERVIGINLKGAFNVLREAARRVRDGGRIVTLSTSVVGIKLENYSVYSASKAAVETMGAILSKELRGRGITVNSVAPGPTATALFLDGKSPELIDRLAKMNPLERLGTPEDIAGAVAFLAGADGGWINGQVLRANGGMV; encoded by the coding sequence ATGACGTCCCCTGCTTCCGTTCCTGTCGCCCTGGTCACTGGCGGCTCCCGCGGCATCGGTGCTGCCATCTCGCGCCGTCTGGCCGCCGATGGCCACGCCGTGGTGATCAACTATGCCGGCCGCCGCGACGAGGCCGAAGCACTGGCTGCCGAACTGACCACCAATGGAGGCCACGCCGTGGCCCTGCAGGCCGATGTCGCAGACCCGCAGGCCGTGCAGGCACTGTTCGGCGCCATCGAAGCACGCTTCGGTGGCATCGACGTGGTGGTCAACAGCGCTGGCGTGCTGCAGTTGGCTGCACTGGCCGACAGCGATGATGCACTGTTCGAGCGCGTGATCGGCATCAACCTCAAGGGCGCCTTCAATGTGCTGCGCGAGGCCGCGCGGCGCGTGCGCGATGGTGGCCGCATCGTCACCCTGTCGACCAGCGTGGTTGGCATCAAGCTGGAAAACTACAGCGTCTACTCCGCCAGCAAGGCCGCCGTGGAAACCATGGGAGCCATTCTCAGCAAGGAACTGCGTGGGCGCGGCATCACCGTGAATTCGGTGGCACCGGGGCCGACCGCCACCGCTCTGTTCCTGGACGGGAAGTCGCCGGAGCTGATTGATCGGCTGGCGAAGATGAACCCATTGGAGAGACTGGGAACGCCGGAAGACATTGCCGGTGCGGTGGCGTTCCTGGCGGGTGCCGATGGTGGCTGGATCAATGGCCAGGTGCTGCGGGCCAATGGTGGGATGGTGTAG
- a CDS encoding LysR family transcriptional regulator, which produces MDRFTALRAFVRIVERRSFSRAAEDLELPRATVTDAIKALEARLGVRLLHRTTRVVVPTLEGEAFYGRCLRLIADMDDAEAAFRDVPPRGPLRIEVHGTLGRHLLFPHLPDFLQRYPDIELEVSEGDRYVDLLREGVDGAIRVGTLADSDLAARRLALLREVTVASPAYVQSHGQPQTIASLAAGHQMVGYRSSATGQLIPLEFQQDGQVRHVPLPARVRVSGADAFLGAALAGLGIIQAPRYRMDPYIARGQLLELLPDMPPTPSPVSLVYPRNRTPSPRLRVFIDWVAGVFEPERAHGGPSTRGVDLPAWPP; this is translated from the coding sequence ATGGATCGATTCACTGCCCTGCGTGCCTTTGTCCGGATCGTCGAGCGCCGCAGCTTCAGCCGTGCCGCTGAAGACCTGGAGCTGCCGCGGGCCACGGTGACCGACGCGATCAAGGCGCTTGAAGCTCGCCTCGGCGTGCGCCTGCTGCACCGGACCACGCGCGTGGTGGTTCCGACGCTGGAAGGCGAGGCGTTCTATGGCCGCTGCCTGCGCCTGATCGCGGACATGGACGATGCCGAAGCCGCGTTCCGTGACGTGCCACCCCGTGGACCGCTGCGCATCGAAGTGCACGGTACGCTCGGGCGTCACCTGTTGTTTCCGCATCTGCCCGATTTCCTGCAGCGGTACCCGGACATCGAACTGGAGGTCAGCGAGGGCGACCGCTATGTCGACCTGCTGCGCGAGGGCGTGGACGGGGCCATCCGCGTAGGCACCTTGGCTGACAGTGATCTGGCCGCGCGGCGCCTGGCGCTGCTGCGCGAGGTCACGGTGGCGTCGCCTGCCTACGTGCAGTCGCACGGGCAGCCGCAGACAATCGCGTCGCTGGCCGCCGGCCACCAGATGGTCGGCTACCGTTCCAGCGCCACCGGTCAGCTGATTCCACTGGAGTTCCAGCAGGACGGCCAGGTGCGCCATGTGCCACTGCCGGCGCGCGTACGGGTGTCCGGTGCCGACGCGTTCCTTGGTGCCGCGCTGGCCGGGCTGGGCATCATCCAGGCGCCGCGCTACCGGATGGACCCCTATATCGCGCGCGGGCAGTTGTTGGAGCTGTTGCCCGACATGCCCCCCACGCCGAGCCCGGTCAGCCTGGTCTATCCGCGCAACCGCACGCCATCGCCGCGGCTGCGGGTGTTCATCGACTGGGTGGCGGGAGTGTTCGAGCCGGAGCGCGCGCACGGCGGCCCATCCACGCGTGGCGTGGATCTACCGGCGTGGCCACCCTGA
- a CDS encoding AraC family transcriptional regulator, with translation MPALADQLHREAAQPMAGTLTSEDGSVVLLRHGFQASEGAMGHPHQLRLGLLLAGGGDLYQRTTAGVLQAPWLPGQFNVVLPGDHGHYASPAVELLGMAIDTAQWRDAPGGFPDIHSLSLRLHRDPVIASVLHALWSSAQVDACLPGFLQYGAEVVVRRLAQLAGHPPARPRMAAPLSSRQLRKLQDFVDEHRFQPLDVAALAGVLGMQPTTFSRALRAATGMPPYAYLTQHRMHWAQCALSKGERVTDVALACGYANPSKFSAAFRRVVGILPSGWPRR, from the coding sequence ATGCCCGCCCTCGCCGACCAGTTGCACCGCGAAGCCGCCCAGCCCATGGCGGGAACCTTGACCAGCGAGGATGGCTCGGTCGTTCTGCTGCGCCATGGCTTCCAGGCCAGCGAAGGCGCCATGGGGCACCCGCACCAGCTGCGACTGGGCCTGCTGCTGGCCGGTGGCGGCGATCTGTACCAACGCACCACGGCCGGGGTGCTGCAGGCGCCGTGGCTTCCGGGCCAGTTCAACGTGGTGCTGCCGGGCGATCATGGTCACTACGCCAGCCCTGCGGTGGAGCTGCTGGGAATGGCCATCGACACCGCGCAGTGGCGCGACGCGCCTGGCGGCTTCCCGGACATCCACTCCCTTTCCCTGCGCCTGCACCGCGACCCGGTCATCGCCTCCGTACTGCACGCGCTGTGGTCCAGCGCGCAGGTTGACGCCTGCCTGCCCGGCTTCCTGCAGTACGGCGCAGAGGTGGTGGTACGGCGATTGGCCCAGCTTGCCGGCCATCCGCCGGCCCGGCCGCGGATGGCCGCACCGCTCTCATCGCGGCAACTGCGCAAGCTGCAGGACTTCGTCGATGAACACCGTTTCCAGCCGCTGGATGTCGCCGCACTGGCAGGCGTACTCGGCATGCAACCGACCACCTTCAGCCGCGCACTGCGCGCCGCCACCGGCATGCCGCCGTATGCCTACCTGACCCAGCACCGCATGCACTGGGCGCAGTGCGCACTGTCCAAGGGCGAGCGCGTCACTGACGTTGCACTTGCCTGCGGCTATGCCAATCCCAGCAAGTTCAGCGCTGCCTTCCGCCGCGTTGTCGGCATCCTGCCGTCAGGGTGGCCACGCCGGTAG
- a CDS encoding TonB-dependent receptor, with translation MLVPVLPAHAQSADATTLDGVVVTGSKRDTPYLKSDLSVTVLDRQALKEAGVTEFRDLDKLAPNVKFNVMGQLSNMFISIRGIESNPFLVNRASVYIDGIPFRELSNAVLNQVESVEVLRGPQGTLYGANSESGLVLVRTRGPADSREGEVNVRSTWFGNGNGTAVDGFLAGPLSKDGTLSGSVAFMGSDEDAYLKNLTPYGARGEVKEGYLQGKLRWRPSDYVTVNALAYHLRTRAPGMFEYEYLPLDTGLYNRTYGDRLNGGRHAGDFTYINDAPKRTEKDETVAGLGAQWQLQAGTLDVAASYRSEETTSAGYDFDMTASSALAGYIYDKKNAWNAEARFSSPSDQALTWMAGVSTYRIDKDSIQGTFVGAALRGLDSYNLAPRQTSKGEDYSVFATASYTLPALPKLTASLGIRHEQARRSTEQRAGFLDLGAGGLVRYRDAALAHTFSATLPRVSLRYDASDDLSFYAASAKGYIPGGFNLAAAQSDVINDKVLRYESERMWSHEVGFKMNLAGGRGHIGGALFHISSDNWQEIQVATDANGRPISSDYVGSDASIRSRGAELEGVFEVAPGFTVMANVGYVDATYTKLWVSPQENLHGKRVKLTPHYTGYLAARYQFDSGIYARVESQFTGSSALDERNRAFQPAVAVLGVQLGYERGPWSTRVFVQNLTDKRRINGLIFDNLAFGRDGNYYGPVDSPRIVGAEVGYRF, from the coding sequence TTGCTCGTTCCTGTCCTTCCCGCCCACGCGCAGTCCGCCGATGCCACAACCCTCGATGGCGTGGTGGTCACCGGCTCCAAGCGCGACACGCCCTACCTGAAGAGTGACCTGTCGGTGACCGTGCTTGACCGGCAGGCGCTGAAAGAAGCCGGTGTCACCGAGTTCCGTGACCTGGACAAGCTGGCCCCCAACGTGAAGTTCAACGTGATGGGCCAGCTGAGCAACATGTTCATTTCCATCCGCGGCATCGAATCCAATCCTTTCCTGGTCAACCGCGCGTCGGTCTACATCGATGGCATTCCGTTCCGCGAGCTGAGCAACGCGGTACTCAACCAGGTTGAATCGGTCGAGGTGCTGCGGGGGCCGCAGGGCACTCTGTACGGCGCCAACAGCGAATCGGGGCTGGTGCTGGTGCGCACGCGTGGCCCTGCCGACTCCCGCGAGGGGGAGGTGAACGTGCGCAGCACTTGGTTCGGCAACGGCAACGGTACGGCCGTGGACGGCTTCCTGGCAGGCCCGCTGAGCAAGGACGGTACGCTGTCGGGCTCGGTGGCGTTCATGGGCTCCGATGAAGATGCCTACCTGAAGAACCTGACCCCGTACGGTGCGCGCGGCGAAGTGAAAGAGGGTTACCTGCAGGGCAAGCTGCGCTGGCGCCCCAGCGACTACGTGACCGTCAATGCCTTGGCCTATCACCTGCGCACGCGCGCACCGGGCATGTTCGAGTACGAGTACCTGCCGCTGGATACCGGCCTGTACAACCGCACCTATGGCGACCGCCTCAATGGTGGCCGCCACGCAGGTGACTTCACCTACATCAACGATGCGCCCAAGCGCACCGAAAAGGACGAGACCGTTGCAGGCCTAGGCGCGCAGTGGCAACTGCAGGCCGGCACCCTGGATGTCGCCGCCTCGTACCGCAGCGAGGAAACCACCTCGGCCGGCTACGACTTCGACATGACCGCCAGCTCGGCGCTGGCCGGTTACATCTACGACAAGAAGAATGCGTGGAATGCCGAGGCGCGCTTCAGCTCGCCCAGCGATCAGGCGTTGACCTGGATGGCAGGTGTGTCGACCTACCGCATCGACAAGGATTCGATCCAGGGCACCTTCGTCGGCGCGGCGCTGCGCGGCCTGGACAGTTACAACCTGGCACCGCGGCAGACCTCCAAGGGTGAGGACTACAGTGTGTTCGCCACCGCCAGCTACACGCTGCCGGCATTGCCGAAGTTGACTGCCAGCCTCGGCATTCGCCACGAGCAGGCCCGTCGTTCAACCGAGCAGCGCGCCGGATTCCTCGACCTGGGCGCGGGGGGGCTGGTGCGCTACCGCGACGCAGCCCTGGCGCATACGTTCTCGGCCACGTTGCCGCGGGTCTCGCTGCGCTACGACGCCAGCGATGATCTGTCGTTCTATGCCGCCTCGGCCAAGGGCTATATCCCCGGCGGCTTCAACCTGGCCGCCGCGCAGAGCGATGTGATCAACGACAAGGTGCTGCGCTACGAATCCGAACGCATGTGGAGCCATGAAGTGGGCTTCAAGATGAACCTGGCGGGCGGCCGTGGCCATATCGGTGGCGCGCTGTTCCATATCAGCTCGGACAACTGGCAGGAAATCCAGGTGGCCACCGATGCCAACGGCCGGCCGATTTCCTCCGACTACGTGGGCTCGGATGCCTCGATACGTTCGCGCGGTGCAGAGCTGGAAGGGGTGTTTGAAGTCGCGCCGGGGTTCACGGTGATGGCCAATGTCGGCTATGTCGATGCGACGTACACCAAGCTGTGGGTCAGCCCGCAGGAGAACCTGCACGGCAAGCGGGTCAAGCTGACGCCGCACTACACCGGCTACCTGGCCGCGCGGTATCAGTTCGATTCCGGTATCTATGCCCGGGTAGAGTCGCAGTTCACCGGCTCCAGCGCGCTGGACGAGCGTAACCGCGCGTTCCAGCCGGCCGTGGCGGTGCTGGGCGTGCAGTTGGGCTACGAGCGTGGGCCGTGGAGCACGCGCGTGTTCGTGCAGAACCTGACCGACAAACGCCGCATCAACGGCCTGATCTTCGACAACCTGGCCTTCGGCCGCGATGGCAACTACTACGGGCCGGTTGACAGCCCGCGCATTGTCGGCGCCGAGGTCGGCTACCGGTTCTGA
- a CDS encoding MerC domain-containing protein, producing MDHIPTSPARARTQPPASARWHPRFDLAGAWLSLACAAHCVALPLLLAFTPAAMMALRSFQHPGHAAMTALLVMSRWEWLFALLASTIALLSTAAGQRRHQRALPLCVALAGAILLLSASLYLPLKESLLWHGAATACGGVMLAVAHLRNRRALRSAGW from the coding sequence ATGGACCACATCCCGACCTCGCCCGCAAGGGCCCGCACCCAGCCGCCAGCTTCGGCACGCTGGCATCCCCGCTTCGATCTGGCAGGCGCCTGGCTGTCGCTGGCCTGTGCCGCGCATTGCGTGGCGCTGCCCTTGCTGCTGGCCTTCACGCCCGCGGCGATGATGGCGCTGCGCTCGTTCCAGCACCCTGGCCACGCGGCGATGACCGCGCTGCTGGTGATGTCGCGCTGGGAATGGCTGTTCGCGCTGCTGGCCTCGACGATCGCCCTGCTCAGCACCGCCGCCGGCCAGCGCCGCCATCAGCGGGCACTGCCGCTGTGCGTGGCCCTTGCAGGCGCAATCCTGCTGCTGTCTGCCTCGCTGTACCTGCCATTGAAGGAATCGCTGCTATGGCATGGCGCTGCCACCGCCTGCGGTGGGGTGATGCTGGCCGTCGCACATCTGCGCAACCGGCGGGCCCTGCGGTCCGCCGGCTGGTGA
- a CDS encoding DUF2796 domain-containing protein gives MKRSAALLLLLAAHSANAHDVRHLDAHVHGQADVDLAVDQGTLELALRAPGIGILDFERPPADSREQAALARARSILQSGSWVTLPSAARCRLDHAEATAEGFAPVAMAAQPGQHRHAGFSAALRYRCANPAALRGLVLPLPTLFPGLHEVIVNSATSAGQSRNVVTADNLRVPLAP, from the coding sequence ATGAAACGTTCTGCCGCCCTTCTACTGCTGCTTGCTGCCCATTCTGCGAACGCCCACGACGTGCGCCATCTCGATGCGCATGTCCATGGCCAGGCCGATGTCGATCTGGCCGTGGACCAGGGAACGCTGGAGCTGGCACTGCGTGCGCCGGGCATCGGCATCCTCGATTTCGAACGACCACCTGCCGACAGCCGCGAACAGGCCGCATTGGCGCGGGCGCGATCGATCCTGCAGAGCGGCAGCTGGGTCACCTTGCCGAGCGCTGCGCGGTGCCGGTTGGACCATGCCGAGGCGACTGCGGAGGGCTTTGCGCCCGTGGCGATGGCGGCGCAGCCGGGCCAGCACAGGCACGCTGGATTCAGCGCAGCACTGCGCTACCGCTGCGCCAACCCGGCGGCGCTGCGTGGGCTGGTGTTGCCGCTGCCCACGCTGTTCCCGGGGCTGCACGAGGTGATCGTCAATAGCGCAACGTCGGCAGGCCAAAGCCGCAACGTGGTGACTGCCGACAACCTGCGGGTGCCGCTGGCGCCATGA
- a CDS encoding ATP-binding cassette domain-containing protein, with the protein MNETVIIDLQGVQFGYADRAVLDIAQLQLSAGSSVLLRGTSGSGKSTLLGLLAGILLPGRGSIRVAGHAVNTLGAAARDRFRADQLGVIFQQFNLLPFLSVRNNIALGVRFSPLRNARIEGGLDAEIARLLHALQLDPALMPRAAGTLSVGQQQRVAAARALIGRPAVLLADEPTSALDPDAATAFVQLMAAQCRAAGTTALVVSHDDRLQPLFDQVLSLGDLNRAGGAHV; encoded by the coding sequence ATGAACGAAACCGTCATCATCGACCTGCAGGGCGTGCAGTTCGGCTACGCAGACCGAGCAGTGCTGGACATCGCACAGCTGCAGCTGAGCGCGGGCAGCAGCGTGCTGCTGCGCGGCACCAGCGGCTCGGGCAAGAGCACGCTGCTGGGCCTGCTGGCCGGCATCCTGCTGCCGGGCCGCGGCAGTATCCGTGTTGCCGGCCATGCTGTGAATACGCTCGGTGCCGCGGCGCGCGATCGCTTCCGCGCCGACCAGCTGGGCGTGATCTTCCAGCAGTTCAACCTGCTGCCGTTCCTGAGCGTGCGCAACAACATCGCGCTGGGCGTGCGCTTCTCGCCACTGCGAAACGCGCGCATCGAGGGTGGGCTGGACGCCGAGATCGCGCGCCTGCTGCATGCACTGCAACTGGATCCGGCGCTGATGCCGCGTGCGGCGGGTACGCTCAGTGTGGGGCAGCAGCAGCGTGTTGCCGCTGCCCGCGCCTTGATCGGTCGCCCGGCGGTACTGCTGGCCGACGAACCGACTTCGGCGCTGGACCCCGATGCGGCTACGGCCTTCGTGCAGCTGATGGCCGCGCAGTGCCGCGCCGCCGGCACCACCGCGCTGGTGGTCAGCCACGATGACCGCCTGCAGCCATTGTTCGACCAGGTGCTGTCGCTGGGTGATCTGAACCGGGCAGGGGGTGCGCATGTTTGA